One genomic window of Salvelinus alpinus chromosome 9, SLU_Salpinus.1, whole genome shotgun sequence includes the following:
- the LOC139583997 gene encoding switch-associated protein 70-like: MALRDELLKSIWHAFTALDVDKSGKVSKSQLKVLSHNLCTVMRIPHDPVALEEHFKDDDEGPVSTQGYMPYLNKFILDKVQDNFNRQDFNRMCWTLCARKNLNRTHLLISDDDAFKIWCIFNFLSEDKYPLAIATEEIEYFLRKLTEAMGGSWVEERFEDYKLELCTKQQCLSAWEIITLVGAGTFSKGMDRQTLSMGITEVFHELILDVFKQGYMMKKGHKRKNWTERWFLLKPNSISYYVSEDLAEKKGDILLDGNCCVESLPDKEGKKCLFYVKCSDKSYEISASDKKRKQEWIQAIQTCISLLKLGRPAPHRESRQKRRELRQKQQAEQEELELRMRELQMANENKQQELEAMRKVSSLTTVNVLPLLL; encoded by the exons GTGCTCTCTCATAACTTGTGCACTGTGATGAGGATCCCCCATGACCCGGTGGCCCTTGAGGAGCACTTCAAAGATGACGACGAAGGCCCCGTCTCTACACAGGGCTATATGCCCTACTTGAACAAGTTCATTTTGGACAAG GTCCAGGACAACTTTAATCGGCAGGATTTTAACAGAATGTGCTGGACCCTGTGTGCCCGGAAGAACCTCAACAGAACACACCTCCTCATCTCGGATGACGACGCCTTCAAGATCTGGTGCATCTTCAACTTCCTGTCCGAAGACAAATACCCACTGGCCATAGCCACTGAGGAG ATCGAGTACTTCCTGCGCAAGCTGACAGAGGCCATGGGTGGCAGCTGGGTGGAGGAGCGCTTCGAGGACTACAAGCTTGAGCTTTGCACCAAGCAGCAGTGCCTGAGTGCCTGGGAGATAATCACCCTGGTGGGCGCTGGCACTTTCAGCAAGGGCATGGACCGCCAGACCCTCTCTATGGGCATCACCGAGGTCTTCCACGAGCTCATCCTTGACGTATTCAAACAG GGCTACATGATGAAAAAGGGTCACAAGAGAAAGAACTGGACAGAACGCTGGTTCCTCCTGAAGCCCAACTCCATATCCTACTACGTGAGCGAGGACCTGGCAGAGAAGAAGGGTGACATCCTGCTGGATGGAAACTGCTGTGTGGAG TCGTTACCGGATAAGGAAGGGAAGAAGTGCCTGTTCTATGTCAAATGCTCCGACAAAAGCTATGAGATCAGCGCGTCGGATAAGAAGAGGAAACAGGAATGGATACAGG CCATCCAGACGTGTATCAGTCTGCTGAAGCTGGGCCGGCCGGCGCCGCACCGCGAGTCCCGCCAGAAGCGGAGGGAGTTGAGGCAGAAACAGCAAGCGGAGCAGGAGGAGCTAGAGCTCAGGATGAGGGAGCTGCAGATGGCCAACGAGAACAAGCAGCAGGAACTGGAGGCCATGAGGAAGGTGAGCTCACTCACAACGGTCAACGTCCTCCCTTTGCTACTATGA